In the Flagellimonas sp. HMM57 genome, one interval contains:
- a CDS encoding DUF6090 family protein: protein MIKFFRKIRQRLLTKNKFSKYLMYAIGEIVLVVIGILIALQIDNWNQKEQLKKEQLKTLNSLYESIKINVAEFDSIFNAQVLRNRSLREVVFKDLSNQPNTYLDSLITLNVRNYTFDPSTGIYNAMINSGKIELITNDSLKNRISKLYDIVKDYQESEDEITEYTKEHLEKYFINNYSIKPEVLAGLRDRTEYEEQKDKASYIKVFQSSKVENMYILLLNKMSEVMLKGLSLKSEYEYLIDDLEHEIQKCSRVM, encoded by the coding sequence ATGATAAAATTCTTTAGAAAGATTCGTCAAAGACTCCTTACGAAAAATAAGTTCAGCAAATATTTGATGTATGCAATCGGAGAAATAGTACTTGTCGTCATAGGAATCTTGATTGCCCTTCAAATTGATAATTGGAACCAAAAGGAACAATTAAAAAAGGAGCAATTAAAGACCCTAAATAGCTTATATGAATCCATTAAAATTAATGTTGCCGAGTTCGACAGCATTTTTAATGCCCAAGTTCTACGGAACAGGAGTCTGCGAGAAGTTGTTTTTAAAGATCTTTCTAACCAACCGAATACGTATCTCGACTCTTTGATAACACTAAACGTTAGAAACTATACGTTCGACCCATCCACTGGGATTTATAATGCCATGATCAATTCTGGCAAAATTGAACTGATAACGAATGATTCCCTAAAAAATCGGATATCAAAATTATATGATATCGTAAAGGACTATCAAGAAAGTGAAGACGAAATCACGGAATATACCAAGGAGCATTTGGAAAAGTACTTTATCAATAATTACAGTATTAAACCAGAGGTTTTAGCTGGGCTAAGGGATAGAACGGAGTATGAAGAACAAAAGGATAAAGCTTCTTATATTAAAGTTTTTCAATCCTCGAAAGTTGAGAACATGTATATTTTGCTTTTGAACAAAATGAGTGAAGTTATGTTAAAAGGTTTAAGCTTAAAGTCGGAATATGAATATCTTATCGATGATTTGGAACATGAAATACAGAAATGTTCTCGCGTTATGTAA
- a CDS encoding DUF1080 domain-containing protein, translated as MENQVHNELLGIEKEQGWALLFDGKTLNGWHLYNNPDSTGFSAWEVRDGTLFCNATDESRVFGDLVTDREYENYELVFEWQMSFRGNGGVFINVQESPDHSATYKTGPEYQLLEPSHMDTKTPLKRSGCLWGLSPQLNNVEAKATGQWNTGKIIQQNGNIKFYLNGKLTAKEDLTSSDWRTKIAASNFKDMAGFGKATQGKIALQNWYFDSWFRNMKIREL; from the coding sequence ATGGAAAACCAAGTACACAATGAGCTATTGGGTATTGAAAAAGAACAGGGCTGGGCATTGCTTTTTGACGGCAAGACCTTAAATGGTTGGCACCTTTACAACAACCCAGATTCTACTGGATTTTCTGCCTGGGAAGTACGGGATGGCACCCTTTTTTGTAATGCTACCGATGAAAGCAGAGTGTTTGGGGATTTGGTCACCGATAGGGAATACGAAAACTATGAATTGGTGTTTGAATGGCAAATGTCGTTTAGGGGAAATGGTGGTGTTTTTATCAATGTACAGGAATCTCCTGACCATAGTGCCACCTATAAGACTGGCCCGGAATATCAATTATTGGAACCGAGCCACATGGATACCAAAACACCTCTGAAACGATCAGGCTGTCTGTGGGGATTATCACCACAGTTAAACAATGTTGAGGCAAAAGCTACTGGACAGTGGAATACGGGCAAAATCATTCAACAAAATGGAAATATTAAGTTCTATCTAAACGGAAAGCTTACCGCTAAAGAAGATTTGACCTCATCAGATTGGAGGACTAAAATTGCTGCTTCAAACTTTAAGGATATGGCTGGTTTTGGAAAAGCAACCCAGGGCAAAATTGCACTTCAAAATTGGTATTTTGATTCTTGGTTCCGTAATATGAAGATTAGGGAGCTCTGA
- a CDS encoding winged helix-turn-helix domain-containing protein — protein sequence MNIDIQYFFKGCIITLFLGISSCSERQNISFSEKVSVSLREVGHHLLLANQDSTTLVKPVLTLDTLKYQLSFEEQLSIYPDNLVIYINNSFKKAGLPQDYLVEVLECSDKEVAYSYYKKQEKKGNKDIYCRNRELKKGCYLINVKFVKPSLANSGSSGSVYVLFLGIAILMAIVFTYFRKKSKSIFKDSYRDYESIGKYKFYPGQNKLIKEGFEISLSTKECELLCIFIAKPNHIIKRDELTKKVWEDNGVIVGRSLDTYISKLRKKLQEDHSVKLTNIHGVGYKLEF from the coding sequence ATGAATATAGATATCCAATACTTTTTTAAAGGTTGTATTATTACCTTATTTCTAGGTATTTCGTCCTGTTCAGAAAGGCAAAATATCTCGTTTTCAGAAAAAGTTAGCGTATCACTGCGCGAAGTGGGACATCACTTGTTGTTGGCCAACCAAGATTCTACAACCCTAGTGAAACCTGTGTTGACTTTGGACACATTAAAGTATCAATTATCATTTGAAGAACAGTTAAGTATTTATCCAGATAACCTGGTTATCTATATAAACAATAGCTTTAAAAAAGCTGGGTTGCCCCAGGATTATTTAGTAGAAGTATTAGAATGTTCAGACAAGGAAGTAGCCTATAGTTACTACAAAAAACAGGAAAAAAAAGGAAACAAGGATATCTATTGTAGAAACAGGGAATTAAAAAAAGGATGTTATTTAATAAATGTCAAGTTTGTAAAACCATCCTTGGCAAATTCAGGTTCTTCGGGTTCTGTATATGTACTGTTTTTGGGCATTGCAATATTGATGGCGATAGTATTTACATATTTTAGAAAAAAATCGAAATCTATTTTTAAGGATAGTTATAGGGATTATGAATCTATTGGGAAGTATAAATTTTATCCTGGGCAAAACAAGCTTATAAAAGAAGGTTTCGAAATTAGTTTGTCTACAAAAGAATGTGAATTGTTATGCATATTTATAGCCAAGCCGAATCATATTATAAAAAGAGATGAGTTAACAAAAAAGGTGTGGGAAGACAATGGTGTTATTGTAGGTAGAAGTCTAGATACGTACATATCTAAGTTGCGTAAAAAATTACAAGAAGATCATTCTGTTAAACTCACCAATATTCATGGGGTTGGCTATAAACTAGAATTTTAA
- a CDS encoding VOC family protein, which produces MNLNQITVPSLDLTRSIPFYEKLGLRLIVKSFPHYARFECPDGNSTFSIHKTEELPKGEGIYIYFECKNLDEHVKMLKENGIKFDLEPTDQRWLWREARLKDSDGNQLVLFYGGDNRLNPPWRIASK; this is translated from the coding sequence ATGAACCTAAACCAAATAACTGTTCCTTCATTGGATTTGACACGATCAATCCCTTTCTATGAAAAATTGGGACTACGATTGATTGTGAAATCCTTTCCCCATTATGCAAGATTTGAATGTCCTGATGGAAACTCAACTTTTTCAATTCACAAGACCGAAGAACTGCCAAAAGGAGAAGGAATCTATATTTACTTTGAATGTAAGAATCTAGATGAACATGTGAAAATGCTCAAGGAAAACGGTATTAAATTTGATCTAGAGCCTACTGACCAAAGATGGTTATGGAGGGAGGCAAGACTAAAGGATTCGGATGGAAATCAACTCGTATTGTTCTATGGTGGCGATAACAGGCTGAATCCACCTTGGAGAATAGCAAGCAAATAG
- a CDS encoding YceI family protein encodes MKNCIFLLITISCSVLCSYAQEQLHINTSKSELKWFGTDVLNVGGHHGIVHFKNGHFIKTDTKITGGSFIIAMNTIALIEENEADYDNSLVNHLKNEDFFDVKKFSVAKLVITNTHYHDATHLSIIANLTIKEITIPIKFQAEVDFQKQQMTTKFKIDRTRWGITYESQNYSVRLKDKAISDMIDFDVKLRL; translated from the coding sequence ATGAAGAATTGTATTTTTCTACTTATAACTATTAGTTGTTCAGTACTATGCTCATACGCCCAAGAGCAACTTCATATTAACACTTCAAAAAGTGAACTCAAATGGTTTGGGACAGATGTATTAAATGTTGGTGGTCATCATGGTATAGTCCATTTTAAAAACGGTCATTTTATCAAAACCGATACTAAAATTACTGGTGGGTCTTTTATAATAGCTATGAATACTATTGCATTAATAGAAGAAAATGAAGCTGATTATGATAACAGTCTTGTGAATCACCTGAAAAATGAAGATTTTTTTGACGTGAAAAAGTTTTCGGTTGCAAAATTAGTGATAACAAATACCCATTATCATGATGCTACACACTTATCAATAATAGCTAATTTGACCATAAAAGAGATTACAATACCTATAAAATTCCAAGCAGAGGTTGATTTTCAAAAACAACAAATGACTACAAAGTTTAAAATTGATAGAACACGTTGGGGCATTACTTATGAAAGTCAGAATTATAGTGTTAGACTAAAGGACAAGGCTATCTCCGATATGATAGACTTTGATGTGAAATTACGTTTATAG
- a CDS encoding YHYH protein: MKYPTITSFLLSGAILFMLSCSSDAENTDDTDNTDDTDDISDAVSTPLSAFDEFNPDAVTVSYDGDEITIESNGIPNHTSPYWEETAPLYIEPVVAIRQTPGRIGGDRSYSLTVSSAPELAASSTATGLGAIGISVTGVPIFNDLEGDSRPIEEEIAQTFDYAGAHNGPSGYHYHIESSDIPENTTLSYDDEKLIGIMADGFLLYGRREADGSYPTDLDESGGHFGTTPHSDGEIIYHYHIVNEFYFGSIIALFAGDLQGTPNTIM, translated from the coding sequence ATGAAGTATCCAACAATAACATCTTTCCTTCTTTCAGGAGCTATTCTTTTTATGTTGTCATGTAGCAGTGATGCTGAAAATACAGATGACACAGATAATACTGACGATACCGATGATATATCTGATGCAGTAAGTACACCATTATCGGCATTTGATGAATTTAATCCTGATGCGGTGACCGTATCATACGATGGAGATGAAATTACCATTGAATCAAATGGTATACCCAACCATACATCACCCTACTGGGAGGAGACAGCCCCTCTATACATCGAACCCGTAGTTGCAATACGCCAGACACCTGGTCGTATTGGTGGCGATCGTAGCTATTCCTTAACCGTATCCTCTGCCCCGGAATTGGCAGCTTCGAGCACAGCGACTGGATTAGGTGCCATTGGTATTTCCGTAACGGGAGTTCCTATCTTCAATGATTTAGAAGGGGACAGTAGACCTATAGAAGAAGAAATTGCTCAAACATTCGATTATGCAGGGGCCCACAATGGCCCTTCTGGTTATCACTACCATATCGAATCTTCCGATATCCCCGAGAATACTACACTTTCCTATGATGATGAAAAATTGATAGGTATTATGGCGGATGGGTTTTTATTATATGGAAGAAGGGAAGCGGATGGTTCTTACCCCACGGATCTAGATGAATCGGGAGGACATTTTGGAACGACCCCACACAGCGACGGGGAGATTATTTATCATTATCACATTGTCAATGAATTTTATTTTGGGAGCATAATCGCGCTTTTTGCTGGAGATTTGCAAGGTACTCCCAATACTATTATGTAG
- a CDS encoding alpha/beta fold hydrolase, whose protein sequence is MKQPLVDTIKIGFLAMATLLVNACSNDHTLSNLDATVFVRHKGADMPAYIKGNANEKIFLITLHGGPGGTGLGFQGNAFDRIEDNYGVVYFDQRGSGMSQGNYSEDDVTIDLMAEDVLALVKVIKRVYGDDSRFFLLGHSWGGALGPATLLKDQSEFLGWINVDGSHNPKNLYFEYIRNFERVAAAQIKLGNSVPFWESVYDELDKVDANVVTLDDFNRLNTLAFDAEGYLNDDGFINDVENGGIGVSDYNLLTFVWNLLKIQSILDDDIIGELSFTERLSEITIPSLTLWGRYDMVVPEFYAQEAYDNLGSSEKRLVFFERSGHSPMFTEPNQFAEEVIQFMNQNE, encoded by the coding sequence ATGAAGCAGCCACTTGTCGATACCATCAAAATAGGATTTCTGGCAATGGCCACATTGTTGGTCAATGCCTGTTCGAACGATCATACGCTAAGTAATCTTGATGCTACTGTTTTTGTACGTCATAAAGGTGCCGATATGCCGGCCTATATCAAAGGAAATGCCAATGAAAAGATATTCCTTATCACCTTACATGGTGGTCCAGGTGGTACAGGATTGGGTTTTCAGGGAAATGCCTTTGATCGGATAGAGGATAACTATGGGGTGGTCTATTTTGACCAACGTGGTTCTGGAATGTCACAGGGAAATTATTCCGAAGATGACGTTACGATTGATTTAATGGCGGAAGATGTACTCGCTTTGGTCAAAGTCATAAAGCGTGTGTACGGTGATGATTCCCGGTTCTTTTTATTGGGACATAGCTGGGGTGGTGCCTTGGGCCCGGCGACCTTGTTGAAAGACCAAAGTGAATTTTTAGGTTGGATCAATGTGGATGGCAGTCACAACCCCAAAAATCTTTATTTTGAATACATACGAAACTTTGAGCGCGTTGCGGCGGCTCAAATTAAACTTGGAAATAGTGTTCCCTTTTGGGAGTCCGTTTATGATGAACTGGATAAAGTAGATGCGAATGTTGTGACTCTTGACGATTTTAACCGTTTGAACACCCTTGCGTTTGATGCAGAAGGATATCTAAATGATGATGGCTTTATTAATGATGTCGAGAACGGCGGTATTGGAGTTTCTGATTATAACCTACTCACTTTTGTCTGGAACTTGTTAAAAATTCAATCCATCTTGGACGATGATATTATAGGTGAATTGTCCTTCACAGAAAGGCTTTCGGAGATTACCATTCCCTCATTGACCCTTTGGGGAAGGTATGATATGGTCGTTCCAGAATTCTATGCGCAGGAGGCTTATGATAATTTAGGTTCCAGTGAAAAAAGGCTTGTGTTTTTTGAAAGATCTGGACACTCACCCATGTTCACTGAACCAAACCAGTTTGCCGAGGAAGTGATCCAATTTATGAATCAAAATGAATAA
- a CDS encoding LytTR family DNA-binding domain-containing protein produces MIKIAIVDEQLAREVLEEYCSKINNFELVLSTGNPIEFVNFMQQHKIDLVFLDIEMPELNGMGILRSMIQPPKVILTTAYSEYALESYDFGVVDYLLKPIKLERFLQAINKVSASTITEPIPDKKQEELSIKHDGLPITIPLKSILYIQSFGNYLKIFTDTRMYLISETLININTLLSENFHRTHKSYIANLDRVTKATRTHLLIVDKKVPVSAMYKVVVFEKLEALAKP; encoded by the coding sequence ATGATCAAAATTGCCATTGTTGATGAACAGTTAGCTCGTGAAGTGCTTGAAGAGTATTGTTCTAAAATAAACAACTTTGAATTAGTCTTAAGTACTGGGAATCCGATTGAGTTCGTGAATTTTATGCAGCAACATAAAATCGACCTCGTTTTTTTGGATATAGAAATGCCGGAACTTAATGGAATGGGAATTCTGCGTTCTATGATACAACCACCTAAAGTAATTTTAACAACGGCATATTCAGAATATGCTCTAGAAAGCTACGACTTTGGTGTGGTCGATTACTTATTGAAACCTATAAAACTTGAACGTTTTTTACAAGCCATAAACAAAGTGTCAGCTTCAACAATAACAGAACCCATACCTGATAAGAAACAAGAAGAACTTTCCATAAAGCATGATGGATTACCGATTACCATTCCGTTGAAATCAATTCTCTACATTCAAAGTTTCGGGAATTATTTAAAAATTTTTACGGATACCAGAATGTATCTTATCTCCGAGACACTGATTAATATCAACACCTTGTTATCCGAAAATTTTCATCGCACGCATAAATCCTATATTGCCAATTTGGACAGGGTTACAAAGGCTACCCGAACACACTTATTGATTGTAGATAAGAAGGTGCCTGTAAGTGCCATGTACAAGGTTGTTGTATTTGAAAAATTGGAAGCTTTGGCGAAGCCATAA
- a CDS encoding toxin-antitoxin system YwqK family antitoxin, producing MKIFFWSLLSLSILFMGCSEQKRKSSLGNSADLVLKVPDTLIEKSALEYNHKTSIWTLSGIPYSGFAVSYYPDNTLKEKFGILNGKKQDNFIQWYPDGHFKNVAAYDKGKLHGEKKIWSQDSAHVLIAHYKYHTGKPHGEQIKWYPTGELFKKMNLNRGKEEGLQQAFRKNGALYANYEAWEGRTFGLKKAKLCYSLEDENIQYKKRL from the coding sequence ATGAAAATATTTTTTTGGTCGCTTTTGTCTTTAAGCATTCTGTTCATGGGATGTTCTGAACAAAAAAGAAAATCATCGTTAGGCAATAGTGCTGACCTTGTATTGAAGGTTCCCGATACACTGATCGAAAAATCGGCCCTGGAATACAATCACAAAACATCGATATGGACATTGAGTGGTATACCCTATTCCGGATTTGCTGTAAGTTATTATCCAGATAATACGCTAAAGGAAAAGTTTGGGATTTTAAATGGAAAAAAGCAAGACAACTTTATTCAATGGTATCCCGATGGGCATTTTAAAAATGTTGCAGCGTATGACAAAGGGAAATTACATGGAGAGAAAAAAATATGGTCGCAAGATTCGGCACACGTTCTGATTGCCCATTACAAGTATCATACGGGTAAGCCACATGGAGAGCAAATAAAATGGTATCCCACAGGTGAACTTTTCAAAAAAATGAATTTGAACAGGGGGAAAGAAGAAGGTCTACAACAGGCATTTAGAAAAAATGGTGCGCTCTATGCCAATTACGAAGCGTGGGAAGGAAGAACCTTTGGCCTGAAAAAAGCAAAACTTTGTTATTCCTTAGAGGATGAAAATATTCAATATAAAAAGCGGTTGTAG
- a CDS encoding sensor histidine kinase has protein sequence MTQKSLKKIILLNLGAFLLVLLLELLSNWIIKDKLGSDYALFVHSLNYTLHIMGIIWVNHFILIPFFLDKKRYLLFSIFLVATIFTAISSKINFAYSWNTISKFFFFFLYTTGTGMAAFFLRRSMRIQRENSEKEKLQRELELNYLKEQVNPHFLFNSLNSIYSLSRQQSKETPEVVMQLSELMRYQLESAKKDFVSLKEELEFIENYLLLEEKRLSKRCTIEFLIEGESSNYKIAPMLLIPFVENAVKHGAQATNAQSTIDVNVSIKNAKLHVHVVNSKHNTATKSSRMGTGLENVKRRLNLLYPNAHVLDINDMEKTYHVNLSIDLTD, from the coding sequence ATGACACAAAAGTCTTTGAAGAAAATCATACTCCTCAATCTGGGTGCATTTTTATTGGTGCTGCTACTGGAACTATTGAGTAATTGGATTATCAAGGATAAACTGGGTTCTGATTATGCGTTATTCGTTCACAGTTTGAACTATACCTTACACATCATGGGAATAATATGGGTAAATCATTTTATTCTCATTCCCTTTTTCCTGGACAAAAAGCGCTACTTGTTATTTTCCATATTTCTTGTGGCCACCATCTTTACTGCAATTTCTAGCAAAATAAACTTTGCATATAGTTGGAACACTATTTCTAAATTTTTCTTCTTCTTTTTATATACCACCGGAACGGGAATGGCAGCTTTTTTTTTACGAAGAAGCATGCGCATTCAAAGAGAAAACAGTGAAAAAGAAAAACTGCAAAGAGAACTGGAGTTGAATTACTTAAAGGAACAGGTAAACCCACATTTTTTATTTAATTCATTAAATAGCATTTATTCGCTTTCCAGACAGCAATCCAAGGAAACGCCCGAGGTTGTCATGCAACTTTCGGAATTGATGCGATATCAATTAGAAAGTGCTAAAAAAGACTTTGTCTCATTGAAAGAAGAGCTGGAGTTTATTGAGAATTATCTATTGCTTGAAGAAAAACGATTGAGCAAACGTTGTACCATTGAATTTTTAATTGAAGGAGAATCATCAAATTATAAAATAGCGCCAATGCTACTCATACCCTTTGTTGAAAATGCGGTTAAGCATGGTGCTCAAGCCACCAATGCACAGAGTACAATTGATGTGAATGTTTCCATAAAAAATGCCAAGCTTCATGTTCATGTTGTAAATTCAAAACATAATACAGCAACCAAATCGTCAAGAATGGGGACTGGGCTTGAAAATGTGAAGAGACGATTGAATTTATTATATCCGAATGCCCATGTACTAGATATTAATGATATGGAGAAAACATATCATGTAAATTTATCCATTGACCTAACAGACTAG
- a CDS encoding S8 family serine peptidase — protein MAKYIMSNRRAGKFQDSEKRASRDSLESVKTSNFMLGSSIIKENTPKHETSRKTVVFEAEPAEMTAKMSNLPNDVMVEPEILHYNDSIRPMDFLLSDRNELSGPVEFGNIKEVTVTVRGGGTPLEGTQVILFLRSPENVGRQIELVTDSSGIVNFQFSHFFNPSALIVIPAGGFWPMVVRGPQSTVTLTIPALPKAATFKGWWHRQMGISRYDQDLGQGIEVGVIDTGIGPHQNLAHVNDIGAFIDGGFDFSGGADVDSHGTHVSGSIGARPLDANQYGGIAPGVNLHSARVFPKGEGANQGDIANAIDELSKEIGVDLINMSLGASQGSDIERDAILDALERGTLCICAAGNSNGPVEFPAAFSETIAVSAIGLLGWGPSGSMPSIRLPQDSARFGDNNLYHANFSCFGNEIFACGPGVGIISTVPERFGLIAPYASMDGTSMASPLVCGALAAILSKSTEYIAMPRNKSKALMAKFLLRKNAQSIGMDAIYQGEGMPSL, from the coding sequence ATGGCGAAGTATATTATGTCTAACAGGAGAGCAGGTAAATTTCAAGACTCTGAAAAAAGAGCTTCTAGGGATTCACTTGAATCCGTTAAAACAAGTAATTTCATGCTAGGTTCAAGTATAATCAAGGAAAATACACCTAAACATGAGACCTCTCGAAAAACAGTAGTTTTTGAAGCAGAGCCAGCAGAAATGACAGCAAAAATGAGTAATCTTCCAAATGATGTCATGGTAGAACCTGAAATCTTACATTACAATGATTCCATAAGGCCTATGGATTTTCTCTTGAGCGATCGTAACGAGCTGTCAGGACCAGTAGAGTTCGGTAATATTAAAGAAGTAACAGTAACAGTTAGGGGAGGGGGCACTCCTTTAGAGGGTACTCAGGTTATACTTTTTCTTCGTTCTCCTGAGAATGTTGGAAGACAAATTGAATTGGTAACGGACTCATCAGGAATAGTAAACTTTCAATTTTCCCACTTTTTTAATCCATCTGCGTTGATAGTAATTCCTGCAGGTGGCTTTTGGCCCATGGTTGTAAGGGGACCTCAAAGCACAGTAACCCTAACCATTCCAGCATTGCCTAAAGCTGCAACTTTCAAGGGGTGGTGGCACCGTCAAATGGGTATTAGTCGGTACGATCAGGACCTTGGACAAGGTATTGAAGTTGGTGTTATAGATACAGGAATTGGTCCTCACCAAAACTTGGCTCATGTCAATGATATAGGTGCTTTTATCGACGGAGGATTTGATTTTTCCGGTGGTGCGGATGTAGATTCACACGGAACGCATGTTAGTGGTAGTATTGGTGCAAGACCATTGGATGCGAACCAATATGGAGGAATTGCTCCTGGGGTAAACCTGCATTCTGCGCGGGTTTTCCCTAAAGGAGAGGGAGCCAATCAAGGTGATATCGCCAACGCTATAGATGAACTCTCAAAAGAAATAGGTGTTGACTTGATCAACATGAGTCTAGGTGCTTCTCAAGGCTCTGATATTGAAAGGGATGCTATCTTGGATGCCTTGGAAAGAGGAACACTTTGTATCTGTGCAGCAGGGAACTCCAATGGACCTGTGGAATTTCCTGCGGCCTTTTCAGAAACGATAGCTGTTTCTGCAATCGGGCTTCTTGGATGGGGTCCTTCTGGCAGCATGCCTTCTATACGCCTTCCACAAGATAGTGCCCGATTTGGTGACAATAATTTATATCATGCCAATTTTAGTTGTTTCGGCAATGAGATTTTTGCTTGTGGACCAGGAGTTGGGATCATTTCTACGGTTCCTGAACGATTTGGCTTGATTGCCCCATACGCGTCAATGGACGGAACTTCAATGGCTAGCCCCCTCGTATGTGGTGCTTTGGCTGCAATTCTTTCAAAATCAACCGAATATATTGCAATGCCAAGAAATAAGTCTAAAGCTTTAATGGCAAAGTTTCTACTCAGAAAAAATGCGCAGTCGATAGGAATGGACGCCATATATCAAGGAGAAGGAATGCCTAGCCTGTAA